The following are encoded in a window of Flavobacterium cupriresistens genomic DNA:
- a CDS encoding SusC/RagA family TonB-linked outer membrane protein: MKLKFNGFLVLLLVLVAQLTFAQERVVSGMVSDNTGMPLPGVSVLIKGTKSGTQTDFDGKFSIKASTSQVLVFSYIGMKTQEVAASSSSLNVKLGADANELEAVVVTTALGIKREKKSLGYSAQQVTAEQVSTVPTGNFVNNLTGKVAGLSVTNGTNFGGSTNVVLRGFKSLLGDNQALFVVDGVPILNSNVNSADQKSGRGGYDYGNAASDINPNNIADINVLKGAAATALYGSRAQNGAIIITTKKGKARTDLAVEFSSSYTMSSVDKKTFPEYQSEYGQGYLGQSFGSYQGQPRPSTTHDASYGPKFDGALIWQYDAFIPGSPTYGQRTPWEAAKNGPIEFFDTATSTINNISLNGGTEKATYRLTYANTNSDDIMPNALLSKNNFNASATYKFNDKLSSTFNATYVSQNTRNRNTTGYGGNNVAGFRQWWATNVDIKEQKYLYELGHQNYTWNIKSPTNIAPQYWDNPYFTRYQNYNNDSRKRFAANASVTYDASKSLSFTGRIGTDGFTMRTEDRIAAGSIPATLGSNSNGQNLPVQPSGYALDIYDFSEQNYDFLATYKKDLAEELNLSVIVGSNYNVQSRFINQQMTSGGLYIPGLYTISNSVSAPALPRIVDTRKEVLGLFTQATLGYKGTYYFEGSVRRDVASSLPVDLNDYWYSSVSASVIFSNWLKDVEFINFGKFRAAYAQVGSDTDPNQLLDTYTARNPFGTPVYSFNTTKKNANLKPQQLDNVELGLNMQFAKNRFGFDVAWFQNKAYNQILPLPVSTATGSSFNTVNAGTLTTKGFEVTLNATPFKTDNFAWDININWSNPNTKVTKLAPGIENININSLQGGISINAPLNQDYGQIWGTTYVLDDAGNRIIGDNGAYVVSTTTDNKLGTYQADWTGGINNKFSYKNLSFSFLIDIKKGGEIFSLDQYYGYGTGIYANSVGNNDLGFPIRNTLANNGGEILKGVMANPAYTPGGNQPQYITNTTRLDRSQSSQVLGTDPPAEAFIYDAGFVKLREVVFTYNLPESIIGKSIKGASFSLIGNNLWIIDKSLPYADPEAGLSSGNTQGYQSGPMPTTRNISFNVKVNF; encoded by the coding sequence TTTAGGTATTAAAAGAGAGAAAAAATCTCTTGGATACTCTGCACAACAAGTAACTGCTGAGCAAGTATCAACAGTTCCTACAGGAAACTTCGTAAACAACTTAACAGGAAAAGTTGCTGGTCTTAGTGTAACCAATGGTACTAACTTTGGAGGATCTACAAACGTAGTTCTTAGAGGTTTCAAATCACTTTTGGGAGACAACCAGGCTTTATTCGTAGTTGATGGGGTGCCAATTTTGAACAGTAACGTAAACAGTGCTGATCAAAAAAGTGGTAGAGGTGGTTACGATTATGGTAACGCTGCTTCAGATATCAACCCAAATAACATTGCAGATATTAACGTACTGAAAGGTGCAGCTGCAACAGCTCTTTACGGATCTAGAGCACAAAATGGAGCGATTATCATTACTACTAAAAAAGGAAAAGCAAGAACTGACTTAGCTGTAGAATTTTCATCTTCTTACACTATGTCTTCTGTAGACAAAAAAACTTTCCCTGAATATCAAAGTGAATACGGACAAGGATATTTAGGACAATCATTTGGAAGCTACCAAGGACAACCAAGACCTAGTACTACACATGATGCTTCTTACGGACCAAAATTTGATGGCGCACTAATTTGGCAATACGACGCCTTTATCCCGGGTTCACCAACATACGGACAAAGAACTCCATGGGAAGCTGCTAAAAATGGTCCAATTGAATTTTTTGACACTGCGACATCTACAATCAACAACATCTCGTTAAACGGTGGAACTGAAAAGGCAACTTACAGATTGACTTATGCTAACACCAACAGTGATGATATTATGCCAAATGCTTTATTAAGCAAGAACAACTTTAATGCTAGTGCTACTTACAAGTTTAACGACAAATTAAGTTCAACTTTTAACGCTACTTACGTATCGCAAAACACCAGAAACAGAAATACGACTGGTTACGGAGGAAACAACGTGGCTGGTTTCAGACAATGGTGGGCAACAAACGTTGACATTAAAGAGCAAAAATACCTTTACGAATTAGGTCACCAAAATTACACATGGAACATTAAAAGTCCAACAAATATTGCTCCACAATACTGGGACAACCCTTATTTCACAAGATACCAAAATTACAACAACGACAGCAGAAAAAGATTTGCTGCCAATGCTAGTGTTACTTATGATGCATCTAAAAGCTTAAGCTTTACTGGTAGAATAGGTACTGACGGTTTCACAATGAGAACTGAAGACAGAATAGCTGCTGGTTCAATTCCTGCAACTCTTGGATCAAACTCAAACGGTCAAAACTTACCTGTTCAACCATCTGGTTATGCCTTGGACATCTATGATTTTAGTGAGCAAAACTATGACTTCTTAGCCACTTACAAAAAAGACTTAGCTGAAGAATTAAATCTTAGTGTAATTGTAGGTAGTAACTACAACGTACAAAGTAGATTTATCAACCAACAAATGACATCAGGAGGATTATATATCCCTGGATTGTATACTATTTCTAACTCTGTATCGGCTCCGGCTCTTCCTAGAATTGTAGACACTAGAAAAGAAGTACTTGGTTTATTTACGCAAGCAACATTAGGTTACAAAGGAACTTACTACTTTGAAGGTTCCGTAAGAAGAGACGTAGCTTCTTCATTACCTGTAGATCTTAATGATTATTGGTATTCTTCTGTATCAGCAAGTGTTATTTTCTCAAATTGGTTAAAAGATGTTGAATTCATCAATTTTGGTAAATTCAGAGCAGCATACGCTCAAGTAGGTTCGGACACTGATCCTAACCAATTACTTGACACTTATACTGCACGAAATCCATTCGGAACACCAGTATACTCTTTCAATACTACTAAGAAAAATGCAAACCTAAAACCACAACAGTTAGACAATGTCGAGTTAGGTTTAAACATGCAATTCGCTAAAAACAGATTTGGATTTGATGTCGCTTGGTTCCAAAACAAAGCATACAATCAAATTTTACCGCTACCTGTATCAACAGCTACCGGATCTTCATTCAACACAGTCAATGCTGGTACATTAACTACAAAAGGATTCGAGGTTACCCTTAATGCTACTCCCTTTAAAACAGATAACTTTGCTTGGGATATAAACATAAACTGGTCAAACCCAAACACTAAAGTTACAAAACTAGCTCCTGGTATCGAAAACATCAATATCAACTCACTACAAGGTGGTATCAGTATCAATGCTCCTCTTAACCAAGATTACGGTCAAATTTGGGGAACAACTTATGTGTTAGATGATGCTGGAAACAGAATCATCGGAGACAATGGTGCTTATGTAGTTTCTACTACAACTGACAACAAATTAGGAACCTACCAAGCTGATTGGACTGGAGGAATCAATAATAAGTTCTCGTACAAAAATCTTTCTTTCAGTTTCTTAATTGACATCAAGAAAGGTGGAGAGATATTTTCGCTTGATCAATATTATGGATACGGAACTGGTATTTACGCTAACTCTGTTGGAAACAATGACCTAGGATTCCCAATAAGAAATACATTAGCAAATAATGGAGGTGAAATTCTAAAAGGTGTAATGGCTAACCCTGCTTATACACCAGGAGGTAACCAACCACAATACATCACAAACACAACTAGATTAGACAGATCTCAATCTAGCCAGGTTTTAGGTACAGATCCTCCTGCTGAAGCATTTATTTATGATGCTGGATTTGTAAAATTAAGAGAAGTTGTTTTTACATATAATCTTCCTGAAAGCATAATAGGAAAATCTATAAAAGGAGCTTCATTTAGCTTAATAGGTAACAATCTTTGGATAATTGACAAAAGCTTACCATATGCTGATCCAGAAGCTGGATTGTCTTCAGGTAACACGCAAGGATACCAATCAGGACCTATGCCGACAACAAGAAATATTTCTTTTAATGTCAAAGTTAATTTTTAA
- a CDS encoding SusD/RagB family nutrient-binding outer membrane lipoprotein, with protein MKKIIAILTIGLSMTACVNEDINTDPNSAYTTVPGALVTYTQKELSDYVNTPSVNENNFRLTMQYWQETTYVNESNYDFTNRNVSNNIFLLNYVNILNNLGKAKEIINVYDPTPTEAPNWPVNKQNQLAIVDLMQVYTYQLLVDTFGNVPYTQAANLNAYPLPVYDDGATIYVDLIKRVDAATAKLVNTTSTTDFDTFTDGDKYYAGSIQKWRIFANSLKLKLAIGIADSNPTLAQTTANAAIAAGVMTSPADNAQLPYLSASPNYNPLFENLSASGRDDFFAGKTLVDYMNTTNDPRISHYYDPITGGTYVGQVIGQGGEFGTFSNIGEFAYTATTPGTILNYTEVAFYIAEANARWTPAAAATAYTTAVTASIVEWGGTPAQATAYLLTKPYDAANWKKSIGEQAWVAMFNQGLTSWNFWRRLDFPVLAAPATAIINAGGKVPVRMAYPVLEQQVNNSNWKAASTAIGGDLLTTKLFWDKF; from the coding sequence ATGAAAAAAATCATAGCAATATTAACCATTGGTCTGTCGATGACAGCTTGTGTTAATGAGGACATAAATACAGACCCAAACAGTGCATATACCACTGTACCGGGAGCACTAGTAACTTACACACAAAAGGAATTAAGTGATTACGTAAATACACCAAGTGTAAACGAAAACAACTTTAGACTGACGATGCAGTATTGGCAGGAAACAACTTATGTAAACGAGAGTAATTATGATTTTACAAACAGAAATGTTTCTAATAACATCTTTTTGCTTAATTATGTAAACATCCTAAACAACCTTGGTAAGGCAAAAGAAATTATCAATGTATATGATCCAACACCAACCGAGGCACCAAACTGGCCTGTTAACAAACAAAATCAATTAGCAATAGTTGACTTAATGCAAGTTTACACTTATCAGCTTTTAGTAGATACTTTTGGAAACGTTCCTTATACTCAGGCAGCAAATCTTAATGCTTATCCATTACCTGTATATGATGACGGAGCTACTATCTACGTAGATTTGATTAAAAGAGTTGATGCAGCCACTGCTAAATTAGTAAACACTACATCAACCACTGACTTTGACACTTTTACTGATGGTGACAAATATTACGCTGGATCTATTCAAAAGTGGAGAATATTTGCAAATTCCTTAAAATTAAAACTAGCAATAGGAATAGCAGATTCAAATCCAACTTTAGCACAAACTACTGCAAATGCAGCTATTGCTGCTGGGGTAATGACTTCTCCTGCTGATAATGCTCAATTACCGTATTTATCTGCATCGCCAAACTACAATCCTTTGTTTGAAAACCTTTCTGCAAGCGGTAGAGATGATTTCTTCGCCGGAAAAACATTAGTTGACTACATGAACACAACTAATGACCCAAGAATAAGCCATTATTATGATCCAATAACTGGTGGAACTTACGTTGGTCAAGTAATTGGTCAAGGTGGTGAATTTGGAACTTTTTCTAATATTGGTGAATTTGCTTACACTGCAACAACACCAGGTACTATTCTAAACTACACTGAAGTTGCTTTTTATATTGCTGAGGCTAATGCTCGTTGGACTCCAGCAGCAGCAGCAACGGCTTACACTACAGCCGTAACTGCATCTATCGTAGAATGGGGTGGTACTCCCGCACAGGCTACAGCATATCTTCTAACAAAACCATACGATGCTGCTAATTGGAAAAAATCAATTGGAGAGCAAGCTTGGGTAGCGATGTTTAATCAAGGATTAACTTCTTGGAATTTCTGGAGAAGATTAGATTTCCCTGTTTTAGCAGCTCCAGCTACAGCTATTATCAATGCAGGTGGTAAAGTTCCTGTGAGAATGGCTTATCCTGTTCTTGAACAACAAGTAAATAACTCAAACTGGAAAGCTGCATCTACAGCAATCGGTGGAGATTTATTGACAACAAAATTATTCTGGGATAAATTCTAA
- the rlmB gene encoding 23S rRNA (guanosine(2251)-2'-O)-methyltransferase RlmB, translated as MEKEHQIFGIRAIIEAIQAGKEVDKVFIQKEISGELMKDLMKVMKRANINFSYVPVEKLNRLTPNNHQGAVATISPIGFIDLEHLVESTIESGTKPLFLILDQISDARNFGAIIRTAECTGVNGIIVQKAGSAPVNGDTVKTSAGAVFNVPICKVEHIKDAIFYLQGSGIKTVAATEKTEQTIYDLSLNEPVAIIMGSEDRGINPSVLKIVDEKAKLPMFGTIGSLNVSVACGAFLYEAVRQRS; from the coding sequence ATGGAAAAAGAACATCAAATATTTGGAATTAGAGCCATTATAGAAGCAATTCAGGCAGGTAAAGAAGTAGATAAAGTATTCATCCAAAAAGAGATTTCCGGTGAGCTAATGAAAGATTTGATGAAGGTGATGAAACGCGCCAACATAAATTTTTCCTATGTTCCTGTAGAAAAACTAAATCGACTAACACCTAACAATCACCAGGGTGCTGTAGCAACAATCTCCCCTATTGGTTTTATCGATTTAGAGCATTTGGTTGAATCAACAATCGAGTCAGGTACTAAACCTTTATTTCTTATACTGGATCAGATTTCAGATGCAAGAAATTTTGGCGCTATTATTCGTACTGCTGAATGTACAGGTGTAAACGGAATCATCGTTCAGAAAGCAGGATCTGCTCCTGTGAATGGAGATACTGTTAAAACATCAGCCGGAGCCGTTTTTAATGTGCCTATCTGTAAAGTTGAACATATTAAAGATGCGATCTTTTATTTACAAGGTTCAGGAATCAAAACCGTTGCCGCTACTGAAAAAACAGAGCAAACTATTTATGATTTATCTTTAAACGAACCTGTTGCAATAATAATGGGATCTGAAGATCGCGGAATAAACCCGTCTGTACTTAAAATTGTAGATGAAAAAGCAAAACTTCCAATGTTTGGAACAATTGGCTCTTTAAATGTTTCTGTTGCCTGTGGAGCATTCTTATATGAGGCTGTACGTCAAAGAAGCTAA
- a CDS encoding DUF2490 domain-containing protein, with the protein MHSYLPLKRSLQKLFILLSITVLSDYCYGQKTTYNQFWNEIQFTRTLNEKWSAELDLANSFSSTESSSNLFENNVQRSFRFWGNYYLTPRWKTSAFVAYYDNKDVPEIGQFKSPEWRFALQGTYYFHKIGYSLTTRMRLELRHIRDENLEYENVLRYRQQIKYLKPLNSKVLRKGVIYAIASDEIFLKTGTKVTGESFFDRNRFNIGAGYLFNDDIQLELTYANEYLPRNNGDQIVNAASLTLTFNNLYKNVRKKLSHKNDPPVTKEDE; encoded by the coding sequence ATGCATTCATACTTGCCGTTAAAACGATCCTTACAAAAACTTTTCATACTTTTATCCATAACAGTACTTTCAGATTACTGTTATGGACAAAAGACTACCTATAATCAATTCTGGAATGAGATTCAATTTACACGTACTTTAAACGAAAAATGGTCTGCAGAATTAGATCTCGCAAACTCCTTTAGTAGTACAGAATCCTCTTCCAATCTTTTCGAAAATAATGTACAGCGCTCTTTTAGATTTTGGGGAAATTACTACCTAACTCCGAGATGGAAGACTTCAGCTTTCGTAGCTTATTACGACAATAAGGATGTACCTGAAATTGGACAATTTAAATCCCCGGAATGGAGATTTGCGCTTCAGGGTACCTACTATTTTCACAAAATAGGTTATAGTTTAACCACGAGAATGCGTTTAGAGCTGCGACACATTAGAGATGAAAATCTAGAATATGAAAACGTTTTACGGTATCGGCAACAAATTAAATACCTAAAACCATTAAATAGTAAAGTACTACGAAAAGGAGTCATTTACGCAATAGCCTCTGATGAAATATTCTTAAAAACCGGAACAAAAGTAACCGGAGAAAGTTTCTTCGATCGAAATAGATTTAATATTGGAGCCGGTTATTTATTTAATGATGACATACAGCTTGAACTTACTTATGCCAATGAGTATCTCCCAAGAAACAATGGTGATCAAATAGTAAATGCAGCTTCGTTAACACTAACTTTTAACAATCTGTACAAAAACGTTAGAAAAAAACTATCTCACAAAAATGATCCCCCAGTTACTAAAGAGGACGAGTAA
- a CDS encoding rhomboid family intramembrane serine protease produces the protein MNDNHFKFSTAVIGLPLFFVLFLWIVYWFQIRFDLDFYRNGIYPRDFSGLQGVLFSPFIHENLGHLYNNSIPLFVLLAALQFFYPKQTLGVIGFGILFSGFITWVIGRENYHIGASGLIYVLVSFIFFKGIQTRYYRLVALSFSVVLLYGGMIWYVFPDVDQSISWEGHLAGFVTGFVLSLFYKAPEYAKPIVYDWQKPDFDPQGDAFMKHFDENGNFVNTEIEEEEVISSYFSSDVLVNYTIRKSDEIDEIE, from the coding sequence ATGAACGACAATCACTTTAAATTTTCAACCGCCGTAATTGGTCTGCCTTTGTTTTTTGTCCTTTTTCTTTGGATTGTCTATTGGTTTCAAATTCGTTTTGATTTGGATTTTTATCGAAATGGTATTTATCCACGGGATTTTTCGGGTCTGCAAGGAGTTTTGTTTAGCCCTTTTATACATGAAAATTTAGGTCATTTGTATAATAACTCCATTCCGTTGTTTGTGTTATTGGCGGCGCTGCAATTTTTTTATCCCAAACAGACTTTAGGTGTTATTGGTTTTGGGATTTTATTTTCAGGATTTATTACCTGGGTTATTGGTCGGGAGAATTATCATATCGGAGCTAGTGGGTTGATTTATGTTTTGGTTAGTTTTATTTTTTTCAAAGGAATTCAGACACGTTATTACCGTTTAGTAGCTCTTTCTTTTTCTGTTGTTTTACTTTATGGTGGTATGATTTGGTATGTTTTTCCGGATGTAGATCAGTCCATTTCCTGGGAAGGGCATTTAGCGGGATTTGTCACTGGTTTTGTTTTGAGTTTGTTTTATAAAGCGCCTGAATATGCAAAACCAATTGTTTACGATTGGCAGAAGCCGGATTTTGATCCTCAAGGGGACGCATTTATGAAGCATTTTGATGAGAATGGAAATTTTGTTAATACCGAGATCGAAGAAGAAGAGGTGATTTCAAGTTATTTTAGCTCTGATGTTTTGGTTAATTATACCATTAGAAAAAGTGATGAAATCGACGAAATTGAATAG